CAGTATATTATTTATCATGATGGTAAAGAAACGATAGTTCTATATCCAGACCCTGAGTTAGATGTAATATTGGCTTTAGCTAATATAGAATTAGGGGAGCTAGATATAGTAGAAGGGGATTTAGAACAGGAGAAAAAAATTTATATAACCAGGGTTAAAGAAGAAATTGTAACAGAAACTGCAAGAATATTTTTTCAAGAAAAAAGAGTTGCCAATAATGATATGCTTAGAGGTCAAACACGGATATTACAGCAAGGTCATGAAGGGGTTAAAGAACTTACATATAAAGTGGTATATCATGATGAAAAACAGGTAGAAAAAACCTTGTTAGAAGAAAGAATTGTAAAAGAAAAGCAAGATAGAATTGTTGAATATGGTACAATAGAGGCAATCTCTCGAGGAGGTAGATTACTAGCTGTTAGGAGAATGTTAACTGTTACAGCTACAGCCTATTGTTCAGGGGTAAGTGGAACAGGTTGTCCTGTTGACCATAGGGGTTGGACTCAGTGTACAGGACCGTATGCTAATGGCTATACATCTATTGGCTGGCCCGCCATTGCAGGGAATGGTTCTAGGGAAAACCCCCATATCGTTGCAGTAGATCCTTCTAGAATTCCTTTAAGATCATTATTATACATAGAAGGTTTAGGTTTTGCCTATGCAGCTGATGTAGGAAGTGCGATAAAAGGTAATAGAATTGATATATTAATGCCAACCCACTACGAAGCATGGCGTTTTGGTAGGCAAACTAGGGTTGTTTATATTATTGATCGGGAGTTATAATAATTAGGTGGAGAGAAATTTCTCTACCTTATTTTGCTTTAATGATTTTTTATAAGATTGGGGGAAAAGGAAATGGAAGAAATAAGAGAAATAATAGTAGTGGAAGGGAAAAACGATTATCATGCAGTAAAAAGGGCTTTTCCCCAAGCGGAAGTTATAATTACTAGTGGGTTTGGGCTAAATGATGAAATTATTGAGAGGATAAAACTAGCCCAGCAAAAACGGGGTGTAATTGTATTTACTGATCCAGATCATATGGGGGAGATAATTCGGAAAAAAATTCAAGCAAAGGTTCCTGGTGTAAAACATTGCTATTTACCTAAAAAGGCAGCAGTTCATAATGGTGATATAGGAATTGAAAATGCAGACCCCCGGGATATAAGGGATGCTTTGAATAAAGTGAGGACTATTAACGAAGATAATAGTATAATATTCAGTATTGATGATCTTATAAAAAACAGATTATCTCAAAGTCCAGATGCTAAAGAGAGAAGGGAAAAGTTAGGTGAGATATTAGGAATAGGTTATGGAAATAGTAAAACTTTTTTAAAAAGATTAAATGCCTTTGGAATAACCAGGGAAGAATTTGAACAAGCCCTAAAAAAAATGGAGTGATAATAATGGATAAACTATATTCAGTTTCAAAAATAAAAGAAATTATTAATGATAACAGTTTTAATTTCAAAAAAAA
This window of the Anaerobranca gottschalkii DSM 13577 genome carries:
- a CDS encoding 3D domain-containing protein, with the protein product MFKRILVGGVGFLLILTLSLVFGPKKVSVIVDNEIYEIITFKSTVKDVLGELNLNLREEDRINIELTAKLKNNLTIQIDTAEQYIIYHDGKETIVLYPDPELDVILALANIELGELDIVEGDLEQEKKIYITRVKEEIVTETARIFFQEKRVANNDMLRGQTRILQQGHEGVKELTYKVVYHDEKQVEKTLLEERIVKEKQDRIVEYGTIEAISRGGRLLAVRRMLTVTATAYCSGVSGTGCPVDHRGWTQCTGPYANGYTSIGWPAIAGNGSRENPHIVAVDPSRIPLRSLLYIEGLGFAYAADVGSAIKGNRIDILMPTHYEAWRFGRQTRVVYIIDREL
- the rnmV gene encoding ribonuclease M5; this translates as MEEIREIIVVEGKNDYHAVKRAFPQAEVIITSGFGLNDEIIERIKLAQQKRGVIVFTDPDHMGEIIRKKIQAKVPGVKHCYLPKKAAVHNGDIGIENADPRDIRDALNKVRTINEDNSIIFSIDDLIKNRLSQSPDAKERREKLGEILGIGYGNSKTFLKRLNAFGITREEFEQALKKME